A stretch of the Musa acuminata AAA Group cultivar baxijiao chromosome BXJ2-7, Cavendish_Baxijiao_AAA, whole genome shotgun sequence genome encodes the following:
- the LOC103992169 gene encoding uncharacterized protein LOC103992169 translates to MGYGAMANGASVPALISRDAAKKKRTNRSAKLKQCKLDVRREQWLSQVRSKDDCKILSTAASSPVDHSPRPRADENDAKTRIREEDATTHGSGDSDFPNPHVSRGNRTSISSGSSMESSSPSVSDDDEEAAGQARGESGVLDDWEAVADALSEANDCDNHDPDPVVPAAVQPAASAGMPNEPPRDGGTTKREPIRSTSRAWRPDDASRPRSLPSISKQWSFPSNTQRHGWASQQKGILSFPCPRPCPCPICYEDLDSTDSSFFPCSCGFRLCLFCHKRILEADGRCPGCRKQYDNTSGGALVMNTIGTPPIPPWLSRSFSMSSRSWNREH, encoded by the exons ATGGGCTACGGCGCGATGGCTAACGGTGCTTCCGTTCCTGCCTTGATCTCGCGCGACGCCgccaagaaaaagagg ACGAATCGCTCGGCGAAGTTGAAGCAGTGCAAGCTTGATGTGCGCCGCGAGCAGTGGCTTTCTCAAG TCAGGAGCAAGGATGATTGCAAGATTTTGAGCACGGCCGCCTCTTCTCCTGTCGACCATTCGCCGCGGCCTCGGGCTGATGAGAACGACGCGAAGACGAGGATCAGAGAAGAAGATGCGACCACGCATGGGAGCGGTGATTCGGACTTCCCAAATCCCCACGTTTCCCGGGGTAACAGAACGAGTATAAGCAGCGGAAGCAGCATGGAGTCCAGCTCACCAAGTGTCAGCGATGACGACGAGGAGGCAGCGGGTCAGGCAAGGGGCGAAAGCGGGGTCCTTGATGATTGGGAGGCGGTTGCCGATGCCTTGTCAGAAGCCAATGATTGCGACAACCACGACCCGGATCCTGTAGTGCCGGCGGCTGTTCAGCCTGCTGCTTCTGCTGGCATGCCAAATGAGCCTCCTCGTGATGGGGGCACCACTAAGCGGGAGCCCATCCGGAGCACCTCCAGAGCTTGGAGGCCGGACGATGCGTCTCGGCCCCGGAGCCTTCCTAGTATCTCGAAGCAGTGGAGCTTCCCATCTAACACACAACGGCACGGCTGGGCTTCCCAACAGAAGGGCATCCTTTCATTTCCGTGCCCGCGCCCGTGCCCGTGCCCTATCTGTTATGAGGACTTGGATTCCACGGACTCGAGCTTCTTCCCCTGTTCGTGCGGTTTCCGTCTCTGCCTCTTCTGCCACAAGAGGATCCTCGAGGCCGATGGGCGTTGCCCTGGTTGCAGGAAACAATACGACAACACGTCGGGTGGAGCGCTGGTCATGAATACTATTGGCACACCGCCAATTCCACCGTGGTTGTCCCGTTCTTTTAGCATGAGTTCAAGATCTTGGAACAGGGAACATTAG
- the LOC135617540 gene encoding probable galacturonosyltransferase-like 6, with protein sequence MPSSLPLSPFLLFFFFLASPTDAFFSSLLAATGDAPRFAEAPHFRNGVRCPSISAGAGRAAACDPSHVHIAMTLDAQYLRGSVAAVHSILKHSSCPDTLFFHFFAPAGGRVGGDDLSRLLGSTVLSVFPALRFEVYPFRAELVSGLISSSVRVALQNPLNYVRAYLADLIDSCVQRVVYLDSDVIVVDDVRRLWDDAAARLDSAAAVVAAPEYCHANFTRYFAPSFWAEGGAQAFAGRRHRPCYFNTGVMVMDLRRWRAGGYRRRIERWMEVQRERRIYELGSLPPFLLVFAGEVEGLEHRWNQHGLGGDNLTGECRKLHPGPVSLMHWSGKGKPWDRLDAGNPCPVDQLWKPYDLYVRPSSGTSSIATT encoded by the coding sequence ATGCCCTCCTCTCTCCCCCTCTCgcccttccttctcttcttcttctttctcgcaTCCCCCACCGACGCCTTCTTTTCCTCCCTCCTCGCGGCCACCGGCGATGCCCCTCGGTTCGCTGAGGCCCCGCACTTCCGCAACGGCGTCCGATGCCCGTCGATTTCCGCTGGCGCCGGCCGCGCCGCCGCCTGCGACCCCTCGCATGTCCACATCGCCATGACCCTCGACGCCCAGTACCTTCGCGGCTCCGTCGCCGCCGTCCACTCCATCCTCAAGCACAGCTCCTGCCCCGACACCCTCTTTTTCCATTTCTTCGCTCCCGCCGGCGGCCGCGTCGGCGGCGATGACCTTTCCCGCCTTCTTGGCTCCACCGTTCTCTCCGTCTTCCCGGCCCTCCGATTCGAGGTGTACCCCTTCCGGGCGGAGCTGGTCAGTGGCCTCATCTCCTCCTCCGTCCGCGTGGCCCTCCAGAACCCGCTCAACTATGTCCGCGCCTACCTCGCGGACCTGATCGACTCCTGCGTCCAGCGCGTCGTCTACCTTGACTCTGACGTCATCGTCGTCGATGACGTTCGCCGTCTCTGGGACGACGCCGCCGCCCGCCTCGactccgccgccgccgtcgtcgccGCTCCGGAATACTGCCACGCCAACTTCACCCGCTACTTCGCGCCCTCCTTTTGGGCGGAAGGCGGCGCGCAGGCCTTCGCCGGGCGGCGTCACCGGCCCTGCTACTTCAACACCGGCGTGATGGTGATGGACCTCCGCCGGTGGCGGGCCGGAGGGTACCGCCGCCGGATCGAGCGGTGgatggaggtgcagcgggagcgtcggATCTACGAGCTGGGCTCGCTGCCGCCCTTCCTGCTGGTTTTCGCCGGGGAGGTGGAGGGTTTGGAGCACCGGTGGAACCAGCACGGTCTCGGCGGCGACAACCTCACCGGAGAGTGCCGGAAGCTCCATCCCGGCCCAGTCAGCCTGATGCACTGGAGCGGAAAGGGGAAGCCATGGGATCGCCTAGACGCCGGTAACCCCTGCCCGGTCGACCAACTCTGGAAGCCATACGACCTCTACGTCCGGCCATCCTCCGGTACCTCCTCCATCGCCACCACATGA